ACGCCGGGTTTGCCATAAACTGACATAGTAGATTGAAAAGCATTGATGAGAAGTAGTAATTAGTTATACCGTCTTAGGAACGAGTGTCAGCGACTGGAAGCACTCTGGCGGTTACGCTAACGAATTCACTCTTGGAGCTGAAGTTAGGCGTTTAAACCGCAATTAAATTTCCGGTACCCGGCCGTTATCCGGTGAAAGTGCGTTAATTTGAGCCAAGCGATAATTGACGAACAAGGGTGGTACCGCGATGACCTCGTCCCTTTTAGGACGGGGCTTTTTTGTGTCTAAAATGCAACTAAAAAATTGGAGGCAGCATATGAGTTTACAAGATCGATTAACCGAATTACGCGATCAAGGCTTAGCAGATATTAAGTCAGCGGATGTCTTGAAAAAAGTCAATCAAGTTAAAGTTGATTTGCTTGGAAAAAAAGGTCCGATTACAGAAGTTCTACGTGGTATGCGGGACTTGGAACCAGAAGAACGGCCTAAAGTTGGGGCTTATGCGAATGAAGTTCGGGATAAGTTACAAGCGGCAATTGATCATCGACGGGAACAATTAGAACAGGCCGTTGTCAATAAGCAATTAGTTGCTGAGACGGTTGATGTGACTTTGCCTGGTCGCACGGTGCCACAAGGGCAACCCCATGTGATTACCCAAATTATTACGGAATTAGAAGATTTATTTATTGGCATGGGCTATCAGATTGAGGATGGCGACGAAGTTGAAGAAGATTACTATAACTTCGAACGGTTGAACTTACCAAAAGATCATCCGGCCCGCGATATGCAAGACACGTTTTACATTACAAAAGAAGTCTTATTACGGACGCAAACTTCCGCTGATCAGCCACGCTCACTAGAAAGTCATGATTTTTCTAAGGGGCCTTTGAAGGTGTTATCACCAGGGCGGGTCTATCGACGTGATACGGATGATGCGACCCATTCACATCAATTCCATCAAATTGAAGGGTTAGTTGTTGATAAAAATATTACGATGGCCGATTTAAAAGGGACCTTAGTTCTAGTTGCTAATGAATTATTTGGTGATCAATTTGATGTTCGGATTCGACCAAGCTATTTCCCATTTACAGAACCATCTGTTGAAGCGGATGTCACTTGTTTTAACTGTAATGGCAAGGGCTGTGCCGTCTGCAAACAAACTGGTTGGATTGAAGTTTTAGGTGCCGGGATGGTTCATCCACGCGTCTTAGAGATGTCTGGAATTGATCCCGAAGTTTATGGTGGTTTTGCCTTTGGCTTAGGTCCAGATCGGTTTGCCATGTTGAAGTATGGGGTAGACGATATTCGTAACTTCTACTTAAATGATGTTCGGTTCTTGTCACAGTTCTATAAGAAAGGTTAGGCGGTCCTATGAAAATATCTTATGCATGGTTACGTGATTATTTACAGTTGGACATCCCAGCCGATGATTTAGCGGAAAAAATTGAACGGACGGCAGTTGAAGTTGATGGTGTGATTCGGCCCAGTGAAGGGTTGAAGAAGGTTGTCGTGGGTGCTGTGTTAACGTGTGTGCCACATCCTGATTCTGATCATCTACACATTTGTCAAGTCGATGTCGGCGCTAGTGATCCGATTCAAATCGTTTGTGGCGCGCCGAATGTGGCTGCTGGTGAAAAGGTGATTGTCGCATTACCTAATTCTTGGATTGGCAATCACACTAAGATTAAGCGTAGTAAGATGCGCGGTGAAGTGTCTAACGGGATGTTATGTGCGTTGGATGAATTAGGGTTCGATGAAAAACTAGTACCAAAAGAAGTTAGCGATGGGATTTTTATCTTGCCAGCTGATGCGACCCCGGGCGAACCCGTTTTCTCATATTTAGGGATGGACGATGAAATCATCGATTTATCAGTCACACCAAATCGCGGGGATATGCTCAGTATGAACGGGACTGCCCATGAATTAGGGGCAATCTATGATCAAAAACCAACGATGCCAACCGTTGATTTACATGAAGATGCGGCTGACTTAACGGATGATGCCTTAGACGTGACGGTTGACGTTGACGAAGCGGATGTGCCAATCTACAAAATGCGTTTAGTTAAGAATATTACCATCAAGCCGAGTCCCCTTTGGTTACAAATCCGGCTTTGGAATGCTGGAATGCGGCCGATTAATAACGTGGTTGATGCGACGAACTACATCTTAATGCAATATGGGCAGCCCTTACATGCCTTCGATTATGACCAATTAAATGCCGGTAAAGTGAATGTGCGCTTTGCTAAGCCTGGCGAACAGTTAACCACTTTAGATGGTGAAGAACGGGACTTGTTAGCCACTGATTTACTAATTTGTAGTGATGACAAACCGATTTGTTTGGCCGGAACCATGGGTGGCTTAGCTACTGAAGTGACTGATCAAACGACAACGGTAGTCCTTGAAGGGGCCGTTTTTGATGCGGTTAAGATTCGTAAGACTGCACATAGCCATGACTTACACAGTGAAGCTGCCATGCGTTATGAACGTGGGATTGACCACAGTGCGACCCAAACGGCATTAGATGCTGCCGCTGCTTTGATTGCTGAATTAGGTGCCGGTCAAGTCACCATGGGCACTGCAGTTGGGCGGGAAGAAGTTGTCACGCCTGCGGTCGTTGAAATTACGTTAACGCGGATTAATCATGTGTTAGGAACGACGCTCACCACGGCTGAAGTGACAGCCATTTTCCGTCGGTTAGCCTTTCCAACGGTTGTTAAGGCAGATACCTTTACCGTGACGGTGCCAGCTCGGCGGTGGGATATTCATATTCCAGCCGACTTAATCGAAGAAGTTGCACGGTTATATGGCTACGATAAGTTACCAACGACGTTACCAACTGGACAACCGACCATTGGAAAACTCAATGAAACGCAACAATTGATTCGCGATTCACGCCGGTTGATGGAAAGTGCTGGGTTGACACAAGCAATCAGTTATTCATTGACTACGGCAACTAAAGCGCAAGCCTTTGCGTTACATGCCAGTGAAGTAACGAAGCTGGACTTCCCAATGAGTTCCGAACGGACGACCCTACGCTTAAACTTAGTGGCCGGTTTATTAGATGATTTAGCCTACAACAAGGCCCGTAAAGAACATGATGTGGCGTTGTATGAAGTCGGGCGGGTCTTCTTCAGTCAACCAGAACAAGTTCGGCCCAAAGAAGTGACCCATATTGCTGGGGCTATTACCGGTTCAATGGTGAAAGCAGCCTGGGATACCCAAGCGACCCCGGTTGATTTTTACCAAATCAAGGGAATTGTCGCTGGCTACTTAAAGTCATTGGCCTTAGAAACGCCAGTAACGTATGTCGCCAGTGCCACCCATCCGGAAATGCATCCTGGTCGGACCGCGGATATCTACAGTGGCGATCAATTGATTGGGTTCGTCGGTCAGATTCATCCAACTACTGCTAAAGCCTATAAAGTTCGCGAAACCTTTGTGTTTGAATTAGATTTAGATGCGCTAATTGCGTTACCAAAAGCCCGGCAACAATATCAACCAATTTCAAAATTCCCAAGTGTGACGCGGGATGTTGCGATGTTGATTGACCAATCCGTGACGAATGCAACGGTAATGGCTTTAATTACGGCCAAGGGCGGTGCTCATTTACAAGATGTGCAACTCTTTGATGTTTATCATGGGAAGAATGTCCCAGCTGGGAAGCAATCATTGGCTTATACGTTAACGTATCAAGATCAAAATGCGACCTTAGTTGATGATGAAGTGACCCAAGCATTCGAAAAAGTCCTCACTGCTTTGACGACTGAATTAGGTGCGGAAATCCGTTAAGTTGTTATTAGAACGGACTTATAATCCTAAAAAAGCCTAAAAGTCTGATAGAACTAGTGCAAAATGAGCCTCAGTTTTGTATAATTGATAGGATTAATCAATAGATGGAGGGGCGAATTTTGAATAACGACCAAGATAAGCAGAATCAACCAGATCACAGTACCGATAATCAACCTGAGGTGAATCAGAAGGAACGCAAGTCGTTTTCTAAACATGTCATCTGGGGGGTCATTGGGATTCTAGTGGCTTTGTTGGTTATTATTGGGATAATGGGTTATCGCTATTTTGATAATGCTACACAGCCCTATAATAAGAGTGACACCCAAGTGGTCCAAGTTAAGATTCCATATGGGGCCAATGGAAAAAAGATCGCGAATATTTTGCAATCCAAAAAAGTGATTAAGAGTGGTTTTGTCTTTGAATATTGGACGAAGGCGCATAACTTGTCTAATTTTCATGCGGGCTATTATCAATTAAAGCCAGCGATGTCATTGGAGCAGATTGCGAAGAAATTAAATAAGGGTGGCACTTCTGAGCCTATTCAAAGTTCAACCGGACGGGTTTTAGTGATTGAAGGTAGTCAGATTAAGACGATTGCGCAAACCATTCAAAAACAAACTGATTTTACGTCGAAGGAATTCTATGCTTTGATGAAAGATCAAACTTTCTTGAATTCGTTAGCAAAGAAGTATCCTGATTTATTAGGTTCAGCAATGAAAGCTAAAAACGTGCGTTATCGCTTAGAAGGTTACTTATTCCCAGCGACTTATCAAGCCGATAAGAAGACGACGTTGAAGCAATTAGTGACCCAAATGGTGACTAAGACGGATGCCGAAATGCAACCTTATTATAAGCAAATCAAGAAGTCCGGAATGACGGTACAACAGGTGATGACTTTAGCCTCCTTAACTGAACGTGAGGGGAGTACCACGAAGGATCGTCGGATTATTGCTGGCGTCTTCATGAATCGGATTGCGGCTAAGTGGCGCTTAGATTCTGATATTTCAGTGCTATATGCGATTAATTCGACGAAAGCCTCTTTAACAGCGAAGGACCTCCAATCGAAGTCGCCCTATAACTTACGCTTACACTTAGGTTATGGCCCGGGACCATTCAATAGTCCTAGCTTGATTTCAATTAAAGCCGTCCTTGATCCAGCCCAACGTAGTAAAGATTATATGTACTTTGTGGCGGATCTCAAGACCGGGAAAGTTTATTATGCTAAGGACGACGCTGGACATGCTGCCAACATCAAGAAAGTTGCTAAGCATAACGCAGCTGCCGAAGATTAAAAATGAGGCTGAGATAAAATATGACTGAAAAAAAACATCGTCGCCCAGTTGTGATTGGCGTTACTGGTGGGTCCGGTAGTGGTAAGACCACGGTTAGCCAGGCTATTTATAATCAGTTGTCAGGTCAATCATTGTTGATTTTACAACAAGACTCTTACTATAATGATCAAAGTGAGATGACCATGGCTGAACGCCGGCAAGTTAACTACGACCACCCACTGGCC
This genomic window from Lactobacillus sp. CBA3606 contains:
- the pheS gene encoding phenylalanine--tRNA ligase subunit alpha, producing MSLQDRLTELRDQGLADIKSADVLKKVNQVKVDLLGKKGPITEVLRGMRDLEPEERPKVGAYANEVRDKLQAAIDHRREQLEQAVVNKQLVAETVDVTLPGRTVPQGQPHVITQIITELEDLFIGMGYQIEDGDEVEEDYYNFERLNLPKDHPARDMQDTFYITKEVLLRTQTSADQPRSLESHDFSKGPLKVLSPGRVYRRDTDDATHSHQFHQIEGLVVDKNITMADLKGTLVLVANELFGDQFDVRIRPSYFPFTEPSVEADVTCFNCNGKGCAVCKQTGWIEVLGAGMVHPRVLEMSGIDPEVYGGFAFGLGPDRFAMLKYGVDDIRNFYLNDVRFLSQFYKKG
- the pheT gene encoding phenylalanine--tRNA ligase subunit beta, whose amino-acid sequence is MKISYAWLRDYLQLDIPADDLAEKIERTAVEVDGVIRPSEGLKKVVVGAVLTCVPHPDSDHLHICQVDVGASDPIQIVCGAPNVAAGEKVIVALPNSWIGNHTKIKRSKMRGEVSNGMLCALDELGFDEKLVPKEVSDGIFILPADATPGEPVFSYLGMDDEIIDLSVTPNRGDMLSMNGTAHELGAIYDQKPTMPTVDLHEDAADLTDDALDVTVDVDEADVPIYKMRLVKNITIKPSPLWLQIRLWNAGMRPINNVVDATNYILMQYGQPLHAFDYDQLNAGKVNVRFAKPGEQLTTLDGEERDLLATDLLICSDDKPICLAGTMGGLATEVTDQTTTVVLEGAVFDAVKIRKTAHSHDLHSEAAMRYERGIDHSATQTALDAAAALIAELGAGQVTMGTAVGREEVVTPAVVEITLTRINHVLGTTLTTAEVTAIFRRLAFPTVVKADTFTVTVPARRWDIHIPADLIEEVARLYGYDKLPTTLPTGQPTIGKLNETQQLIRDSRRLMESAGLTQAISYSLTTATKAQAFALHASEVTKLDFPMSSERTTLRLNLVAGLLDDLAYNKARKEHDVALYEVGRVFFSQPEQVRPKEVTHIAGAITGSMVKAAWDTQATPVDFYQIKGIVAGYLKSLALETPVTYVASATHPEMHPGRTADIYSGDQLIGFVGQIHPTTAKAYKVRETFVFELDLDALIALPKARQQYQPISKFPSVTRDVAMLIDQSVTNATVMALITAKGGAHLQDVQLFDVYHGKNVPAGKQSLAYTLTYQDQNATLVDDEVTQAFEKVLTALTTELGAEIR
- the mltG gene encoding endolytic transglycosylase MltG → MEGRILNNDQDKQNQPDHSTDNQPEVNQKERKSFSKHVIWGVIGILVALLVIIGIMGYRYFDNATQPYNKSDTQVVQVKIPYGANGKKIANILQSKKVIKSGFVFEYWTKAHNLSNFHAGYYQLKPAMSLEQIAKKLNKGGTSEPIQSSTGRVLVIEGSQIKTIAQTIQKQTDFTSKEFYALMKDQTFLNSLAKKYPDLLGSAMKAKNVRYRLEGYLFPATYQADKKTTLKQLVTQMVTKTDAEMQPYYKQIKKSGMTVQQVMTLASLTEREGSTTKDRRIIAGVFMNRIAAKWRLDSDISVLYAINSTKASLTAKDLQSKSPYNLRLHLGYGPGPFNSPSLISIKAVLDPAQRSKDYMYFVADLKTGKVYYAKDDAGHAANIKKVAKHNAAAED